GAGCCGCCGGCTCCAGAATTCCTGGAGCAGATCGTCGGCGCTGCGGCCGTCGAGCGTGATGACGGGCAACCTGCAACTCATAGTGCTGCGCCTTCCTGGAGATAGAATGGATACACAAGGTTCTTGAGCGCATTGGTTGCGCGCACGCGATAGTTGACCTCGATCAGCAATTTGTTGTGTTCCGCGGGATCGGCGTTCACGGTCACCTGCAGCACATCGATCCGCGGCTCCCACTTGATCAGCGATTCCCGGACCCGCGTCATCACGGTTTGCAACGTAGTCTGGTTGATCGGCTCGAAGACAAAATCGTTCAATCCGGCGCCGAAATCCGGCCGCATCACGCGCTCTCCATGATCGGTGCCGAGGATGATTCGAATGGCCTGCTGGATGTCCTCTTCATAGATGGCAGTGGCCGTTCGTCCATCCGCCTCCACACAGACGGGGAAGGACCAGCCCACACCGAGAAACGCTTTTTGCGGATTCGTTGCTTGCATTCCTTTATCCTCCGATCTGCACAGTCGGCATGCCCAGAATGATGGGTGCGCCACATCCGGCTATGTCCATCATTCGCGCTGCCGGCATGCCCCCAATCAGTACAGTGAGGCTTCCTTTTGCGTCCGGGGTCGGCGGATGCGGGCCTGCAGGAGTGGGCATGGAGCACGCGTGGTTTGTCCCGATCACGGCTGCCGGCGTCCCCCCGATCAGGACGGTGGCAACACCGGGGCCGGCCAAAAGGCCGGGGTGAGCTGTTGGGTCTGTGGTACGTGCTGCTGGCGGCATTTGTTCTCTCCTTATGAATTGAGTCGCAAAGGCATACCCTGCAATGCGCACGGGCCCGTGCTTTGAACGTTGACGTTGGCTGTCGCGGTCATGTTGATCTGTGCGGCATCCAGCGTGATCTGCCCGGCGGGCGCCTTCAGCGCTA
The Terriglobia bacterium genome window above contains:
- a CDS encoding GPW/gp25 family protein; translation: MQATNPQKAFLGVGWSFPVCVEADGRTATAIYEEDIQQAIRIILGTDHGERVMRPDFGAGLNDFVFEPINQTTLQTVMTRVRESLIKWEPRIDVLQVTVNADPAEHNKLLIEVNYRVRATNALKNLVYPFYLQEGAAL
- a CDS encoding PAAR domain-containing protein, with the protein product MPPAARTTDPTAHPGLLAGPGVATVLIGGTPAAVIGTNHACSMPTPAGPHPPTPDAKGSLTVLIGGMPAARMMDIAGCGAPIILGMPTVQIGG